The Chryseobacterium indologenes genomic sequence CAGCAACTTCTTCCTGCCTGGATGCTTCCAGTTTTGCCAGAATAAAACAGTGGCTTAGGTATGTTTTGCCTTTTAAAGCAGGGTTTTCATTCACCTTTTTGATCAGGTATTCTACAGTTTTCAGTCCGGATTCTCCTGTTTCATGCAGGTGAATATCAATTCCTTTGTTGTTGTCTAAAGCCAGCTGAACAGTAAAGTCTACTACTTTTTCGATATTTCCGTCAACATTGAAAGGGTCTACTCCACCGATAAAATCAACATCCATCTTAGCAGCCTCTTTCAGATAAGGTGCTGAATCCGTATAAAACACTCCATGTTGCGGAAATGCGACCAATTCCGCTCCAAATCCTTGCTTTTTATTATCCAGGGCTTTCTGGAGGTTCTTTAATGACTGCAGTTTTGAAGTTGGCTCAATATTCACATGACTTCTTGCATATGAAGTTCCTTTTGACTGCAATAATTCTATCATTTTCTCTGCCTTAAAGGTTGAGTTTTTAAGCATTTCAGGAAGCATTTTCTGCTCCAGTTCTATCATCCCTTTGATTCCTCCTGTTCTTTTGCGGACTGCCTGCCACTTATCGCCATAAAAAGTTTTATCTAAATGGATATGCATATCTTTAAATGCCGGAAGCATTAAAAATCCCTTGGCGTCTACCCCTTTGGCGCTCGGTTGGTTCGGTGCAACCTTGGTGATCTTACCGTTTTCAACTTCTACACAAAATAAATCCGTTTTTGTTGAAACGACTTCTCCATCCTCATAGGTAAAACCTGTTTCCAGGCGAACATTTTTAAGGCTGATTTTTCCTTTTGCCGAAATATTCTTATCCTTAAAAAAAGGTGATGCTGTCATAATACCAGGTAATAAAGTGAATCCCGCTACGGCCCATGCGGAGCCTTTTAAAAAATCCTTACGAGATATATTATGGTCTGAGCTCTTCATATCCAATCTATTTATTACAAAATTAAAAAGAACGGATAGGAACACAGTGTACGGTTTATCACAAAATCTGTATCATTTATGCTTTCTCGACGGCTTTAAGAATAAACAGCACAAAAATTCATTGTTTATCATTTTTTTATTACAAGGATTTGATAAAACATTTTTTATATTTCAGATAGGTAGCTTTAATATTTTTTATACAAACAAAATACAACTATATTTTTTTATTAAAATTTATCTTTGCAAGAAAAAATATATGAAAAAAATTATTGGTTTTATTTTGATGGGTGCAGCTTCTGTATTATTTGCACAAACCGGCATTAATACTGAAAATCCTAAAGCAACTCTTGATGTCAGTGCTAAAAAGAAGTTTTAACGATTGCTGGTTTATTACCTCCGAGATTAACCCGGGCAGAACTTACGGAGAAAGGCAATACATTATATGGAAAAGAGCAGGATGGAGCTATCATATACATTACTGACGCTTCCGGAGGAGATGCCTTGAGCCAAAGAGAACATATCCAAAGTAAAGGCCTTTATATATTTGATGCTGATGAAGCCAATAAGGAAGGACGCTGGATGTGTCTTCTGTGCTATGGTTTCGCGTAATTTAAGGCATTACCCTAAAAACAAGAGACCGGCTTTTCAACCGGTCTCTTGTTTTTATTTATTTGAATATTCAAATTTCCTCACTGCTTCCAGTGTCATATCAATTTCCTTCTCTTTGATCGCATCACTGATGAAATATGTTTCATAACCACTTGGCGGAAGATATATTCCGTTCGTCAGCATCTGGTGGAAGAAATTATTGAATAATGAATGATTGGCTTCCTGTGCTTCATCAAAGTTAGATACTCTGTTGGTATGGAAGAATACAGACATCATAGAGCCTTTTCTGTTGATCTTATGGGCAATCCCTTTTTCATTTAAAATCTTCCCGATTTCAAAATCCAGCGTTTCTGTTGTCTTGGCTAATCTGTTGAAAAATTCAGGATCATTTTTGATCAACTGAAGGGTTTTCAATCCTGCTCTCATCGCTAAAGGATTTCCACTTAATGTTCCTGCCTGATATACTCCTCCTTTGGGAGCCAGATGGTCCATGATTTCATTTCTTCCCGCAAAAGCTCCTACCGGCAGTCCTCCACCGATAACTTTTCCGTACGTTACAAGATCAGCTTTTACGTTGAAAAGTTCCTGTGCACCTCCGAAAGCGAGTCTAAAGCCTGTCATTACCTCATCGAAAATCAATAAAGCACCATTTTCATCACAGATTCTTCTCAGGTTCTGAAGGAAATTATTTTCCGGTAAAACACATCCCATATTTCCTGCCACCGGCTCAATAATAACTGCGGCAATCTCTCCTGCATTATGACGGAACAAATCTTCTACCTGTTCAAAATCGTTGTAACGAGCCAGTAAAGTATCCTTAGCCGTACCTGCTGTCACTCCCGGAGAATTGGGATTACCAAAAGTTGCAGCTCCACTTCCCGCTTTAATCAGGAATGAATCTGAATGTCCGTGATAGCACCCTTCAAATTTCACAATTTTATCTCTTCCTGTATATCCTCTTGCCAGTCTGATCGCGCTCATACAGGCTTCTGTTCCTGAAGAAACCATTCTGATCTGATCGATATTCGGAACGTTTTCGATGATGAATTTTGCAATCTCGGTTTCAAGTTCTGTAGGAGCACCGAAAGAAAATCCTTTTTCGGCCTGTAGCTTCAAATCTTCCAACACTTCAGGATGGGTATGACCTAAAATCGCAGGTCCCCATGAATTGATATAATCGATATAGGTGTTGTCATCTGCATCAGTAAGGTAAGCACCTTTTGCTGATTTCATGAAAACGGGAACTCCTCCCACAGATTTGAATGCTCTCACCGGTGAGTTAACGCCTCCCGGAATGTATTTGTAGGCTTCATCAAATAAAGCCGAACTTCTTTGATATTTCATATATACTTAGTTGCTGGTTGACAGTTCTTGATTGGCATATAACTGTCAACAATAAACTCTCAACAAAAAATTAATTTCTTGGTTTTTTATCAATCAGATAAATCAGCTGCCCTGCAGATGGCTGTTGTCCTTCATCCATTCTGTTTTTAGCATATAATTTATGTAATTTGATTCCGAATTTCTGAGCGATATCATGCATATCCTCGCCTGATTCGGCTTTGTAGGTAGCGGTATTTCCTGATGAATTTTTAGACTCCAGGAAAACAATATCATTTTTCTTGAGCGCGTCATTTTCCAGTTCATTCCATTTTTTCAGTCTGCCTTCGCTGACTTTAAATTTGTTGGCAATAAACTGTACATTGGTATCTTCAGGAATTACGATATATTTTAGCCCGTCGTTCGGGTGACTTTTGATAAGAATTGAGTTGAGAATCTCCGCCTTGGTTTTGATTCTCTCTACTCTCTTTTGTTGCTGTGCGTAAGAAGTCTGTTTATAAGGTACTTCTACGGTAACCGGTTCTTTAGCTTTTTTAGCATATTTTGAAGGTTCAAGCTGTGCCATAAAAGATCTGTCGTCTTTCAGGTCCGGATACATTTTAAGAACAGCATACAATACTTCTGTAGAATTGGTATTGTCGTATTCGTATAATTTATACTTTTCAATCTTGGTGATAAGGATAGATGCATAACGGGGATTGGTTGCATAGCCTGCTTTTTTCAATCCATATGCCCAGGCTCTGTAATCCTTCATATCCAGCTTGAAAAGGTTTGCATAATACTTTCTTGTGGATAGAAATACAGAATGATCTTCGTACGACTGTCTTGGATCTTCATACACACGGAAGCATTCGTTCGGTGCATCATCTGTATGTTTCATTGTTTTACCGGTCCAGTCTTCTTTACATTTTATACCGAAGTGGTTTTTACCTTCCAACGCCAGACGGCTTTGTCCGCCGCCGGTTTCCAAAAGTCCCTGTGCTAATGTGATAGAAGCCGGAATTTTATATTTTTCCATTTCTTCTACGGCATATTTAGCAAACTTCTGAATGTACTGATCTTCGGTTGCCCAGTTTTGGGCAGAAAATTTTGATAAAACTAAAAGGCTTATGGATAGGAAAAGTCTTTTCATGTTTTTCAATTTTACTTATATAATTAAATTTCTATTCTGTTTTTCTAAAAGCAGATTAGCTCCCTCAATCCCCTGCAAGCCACCAGTATGAAAGCATAAAATCCTGCTGTTTTCAGGAAAATAACTGTCTTCAATCATCTCAAAAATCTTCTGCATCATTTTTCCTGTATACATCGGTTCTAAAGGAATATCATATTTCTCTTTGAAATCATTGATAAAACGGACATTTTCATCATTTATTTTACCATAACCTCCAAAACCTGAATCTATTAGATTAAAGTTCCGTTTCAAAGTTAATTCAAATATTTTATTTTCCAGTGAAGCATCATCAACGACCTTACAGCCTATAACTTTCTGATTGTCTTCACAAAATTTTGAAATTCCGGCAATAGTTCCTCCAGTTCCTACTGCGGTGCAAAGATAGTCAAAATCTTTTGTTTGCTCATTGAGCATCATCTTCACCCCTTGTACAGCTTCTTCATTGGTACCACCTTCAGGAACGATCAGTGCGTCAGGAAACTCCTGTTGAAGGAATTCTGTGAGTTTTTCTTTGTGGCGGTATTCTTCGCGGGTGACAAATTTCATATTCATCCCATTTCTTTTCGCAAAAAGCAAAGTAGGATTGTCACGCCATTTATGTTGCAGCTCTTCTCCCCTTATGATTCCTAATGTTGGAATCCCTGCTGAATTTCCAACCGCAGAAACCGCTGAAATATGATTGGAAAATGCTCCACCAAAAGTAATAATATAAGGATTCTGAGGTTTTTTTTCCAGATAATGATTCACATTATAAAACAATTTCCAGTACTTATTTCCTGAAATCTGTGGATGAATCAGGTCTTCCCTTTTGATAAAGAGTTTTATATTTTTTTCAACAGGTATTTCCTGGATCGGAATTGTTTCTGTAGGGAGTTTTAATAGCATTTTTTGCTGCTCATGTTAATTATTGCAAAATTAGCAAAAGATTTATTGGTTGGAAATATTGTGATAAGAGTATTTTCTTCTCATAAATGATGCCGATTTCCACAGACGATGATGCTGATAGAATAGTGCTATAGAATTGTGAAATTTGTGAAAAATATTGTGTTATAGGTGTATTCAGTTTAGACTTTGGCTGAAGCCAGATGGAATGTTTTTTTAATTTTAACTGGGATAAAGCCCATTTCTATTGGGGTAGCCAAGCCTATTTTCTGTTGACTTCAGATATTCATCCGCATTATTTCAGATATATTTACGGAAGCTCCAGAATTTTCTGCTTTTCAGATAATGCAAGTCGTGTTCTTTTGCATAGGCTTCTCTTTCAAAGGATATTCTTTTGTAGGCCAGATATCCGTCTTTGAGCTTAAAAAGCCAGTAATAATATTCAATGACATAGAAAATGTAGAAGAAAATAATGAGCATTTCCAATTGTTGCCGTAAATGGATTTTCTCGTGATTGATCAATACATTATTTTCCTTATCTTCGGGTTTCCTAATAAAGATAAAGGGAAAGAGAGCAATGCCGTTAATTTTTAATCTTTTTAATGGCTTTTGGCATACAATTATCATAGTAACAAATATAAAAAGTTTTTGACTAGGTTTAACTTATGGCTCATTATGACATCAAAGAAGGTGAAGACTTTTACTATAATGAACAGGGATACAAGGTTTTTACAGAAAAATTCCATCTGAAAAGAGGATACTGCTGTAAAAGCGGTTGCAGGCACTGTCCTTACGGGTACGACAAAAAGACGGATACATTCATTAAAAATGATAAAAAAAATAAATAAAATGAAAAAATATATTTTTATTTTGTTGGCAGCAGCTACATTAGGATTAACTTCATGCAGCCCTTTTCAGGTACGTTCAGATTATGCTGAAACTGCCAATTTCAATTCTTATAAAACATATAAAATAAGAATCGATGATTTAAAATTGAATGATATTGATAAAGACAGAGTTTTGAATGAGCTATCAAGACAATTGCAAAGCAAAGGACTTCAGTCCGGAGAAAACCCTGATCTTATTGTCAACGTAAAAGCGAATCATAAGAAAATTACAGATATCAATACCACTTCTCCTTACGGAATGTGGGGATGGGGTGGCCCATTCGGATGGGGAGTCGGGATGAACAGAACATGGACCAGCAATTATAATGAAGGGGCTTTAATCGTTGATCTCATCGACTCAAAAACCAATAAACTGGTTTGGCAGGGTATCGGAAGCGGAATTTCTGTAGATTCACCAAAATCAAAACAGAGACAGATTCCTGAAATCATGGCTGAGATTATGAAAAATTATCCGCCACAAAGAAAATAGGATTTTAATCTATTATTATAAGAATGCCGGTGCAATATTGCACCGGCATTTTTTATATCATGGCTGATAGGTAAAGGAATCATTTTCATTAATATTTTTACCTGTTGTTTATGTTATGTATTTTAAAATTAATGATAATGTCATTTTTTATTCATAAAAATGTAGTATTCTTGTTTTGAAATTATATTAATATGAAAAAAATTATCTTATTCTCTGTCTTTGCGGGACTTGCGCATGCTCAGGCGCCTGCAGGATACTACAATGCAGCTAACGGATTGAATGGTGCAGCATTAAAAACGGCTTTAAGTTCTATTATTTCGAATGGACATCAGGACAAAGGATATAACGGATTATGGACTGCATATAAAACTACGGATATTGACAAGGACTATGAAAATGACGGAAGTATTCTGGATATCTATTCCGAAAAACCGACAGGTGCAGATCCGTACAACTACACGCCAGGATCAAATCAGTGCGGAACTTATTCTACGGAAGGCAATTGCTATAACCGGGAACACGTGATTCCTCAAAGTTTATTTAATCAGGCATCTCCTATGGTTGCAGATATTCACTTTATCAGAGCAACTGACGGAAAAGTAAACGGAATGAGAAGCAATTATCCGTACGGAAAGGTAGGAAGTGCCTCATTTACTTCTAAAAACGGATCTAAGCTTGGAAGCTCTTCCTCTTCGGGATATTCGGGGACTGTATTTGAGCCGATTGATGAGTTTAAAGGAGATGTAGCCCGTATGATTTTTTATTTTGTAACCCGTTACGAGAGCAAACTATCTTCTTTTGCTTCGGGAAATATGTTGGGAAGCTCAGCATATCCGGGATTACAAACATGGGAGCTGAATACCCTTCTGGCATGGCATAATCAGGATCCTGTTTCTCAGGCGGAAATTAAAAGAAATAATGCTTCTTATACCTATCAGGGAAATAGAAATCCGTTTATTGACAATCCTTCTTATGTCAATCAGATTTGGGGTTCTCAGCAGCCAACAGGTGATACCCAAGCGCCGACGGCAGCTACCGGCTTAATTGTAAACGGAAAAACATCCAACAGTATTTCCCTTACCTGGAATGCTTCGACAGATAATATAGGGGTCACTTCATATGCCATTTATATGGACGGAAATTTGAAAACTACTTCAAATACCACCTCTGCCACAGTTTCAGGACTGAATCCTTCCACTACTTATAATTTTTATGTGGTTGCTAAAGATGCGGCCGGAAATTCTTCTGCAAACAGTTCAACTGTTTCCGGAACAACCAATGCAGGAGCAACTAATCCTTCTACAAGTTGTGCCAGTGAGAGCTTTGAATCAATACCGACAGGCAGCACTTCTTCCTACTCCACCAGAACATGGACAAATAACGGAATTTCGTGGACAGCTACTGATGCAAGAACAGATCAGACGATCAATGCCAAAGCAATTACTGTAAGAAACGGATCTTTAACTTCCGGAAGCTCAGCAAATGGTATTGGTTCTCTAACAGTAACCACACAGCTCAAGTTTTCAGGAACCAATGGAAGTTTTGACGTGAAAGTAAACGGAACTACAGTAGGAACCATTCCTTACGGTACTTCAGCAACGACTACAACCATCAACAATATCAATGTCTCCGGAAATGTAACGGTAAGTCTGGTTAATACTTCAACAAGCAACAGGGTGGCAATTGATGATCTTACATGGACCTGTTATTCAGGAGGAACTGCCAGGCTAGCTCAAGCTACTGTCCCGGAAACACAGGCTTCGGACTTTAAAATCTCTCCCAATCCTGTTACAAACCAGGAAATAACGGTAAAAGGAGATATTCAGAAGGTGAAAAAAGCGGAAATCTATAATTTGCAGGGAAAAGTAATGCAAACGATTGATCAGCCTTTTAAGAACGGAAATTCAATAAGAACCCAAAATCTTGGTCAGGGCGTTTATATCTTAAAACTGGATGGAGCTACCTTGCAGTTCTTAGTTAAATAATTCAAGACCATTCATCAGATAAAAAAAGCTGGTCCCTGCTTCGGGGGCCAGCTTTTTTATGTAAAGATTCAGCATTTTCAACTTTACACTTTCAACATTTCATTTTCAATTTTCAATTTATTTCTTCTCTTTTTCTTTAATAATTTTAGACCAATCAGAAAACATTTTGGTAATGGTATTGGCATTGATCAAACTGAAAAAGAACATTCCGGTAAAAATAGTCAGCCAGCAATACATCAGCTTGATGATATTCTTATCAGTAACCAGGAAGAGAACAAATATGGTAACAACTCCCAGGATAAAGGTGAAAAGCAGGGTATACAATAGTACATGAACGATATACATATTGAATTTAAGTTTACGGAATACCCATCCTGCCACGGTAACCGGAATAAGCAAGACTAAAGGCAGAAAAAATGCTCCAAAGATGATCATCTCCGGAGAGTCCTGAAATTCGCCCGCAAGCCTGGTGAAGATATTAAAACCGGACACCGTCATAGTGTTTTTCTTCGGTTGCTATTTCCAGTAAAGTCCTGTCATTATACCCCATCATCCCAGCTAACAATACATTGGGAAACTCATGGATGCCTATATTATAAAGATTGACGCTGTCGTTGAAGAATTCTCTTCTGTCGGCAATTTTATTTTCAAGCTCAGAAACCCTTGTCTGGAGTTCCAGGAAATTATTATTGGATTTCAGCTCCGGATAGTTTTCTGAAACGGCAAAGAATGAAGTTAAAGCCTTTGAGGTTTCATTGGCTATTTCTGTTTTTTTATCAGCATCTGTAGTCGTGCTATAGGATGTTCTAAGCTCTGTAAGACGGGTAAGAAGATTTTCTTCATAATTCATGAAATGTTTGGCAACATTCACCAGATTTGGGATTTCATCTGCTCTTTGTTTTACAATGACATCAATGTTGCCGTAGGCTTTCTCAACATTGAATTTCAGCATTACCAATTTATTGTACAGGCTGATCAAAAAGCTGATAATGGCGACTCCCAGCAGGATAAGTATGATGATTGCAACGGTTTGATTCATGATTGTATGAGTATATAGGTTATGATTAAAAGGATAACGGAACATGTGAACAGAAACGATCTGAGCAGGGGCTGGTATTTGTTCCAGACATCAATGCCTGATGCTGAGGTTATTCCCAATATTTTATGATGGTCATCTCTTCTGATAAACGGCACTCCGTTTCTGCTATCCGCGTAGCCTACCAAAAGCATTTTCTGCCCGTCCTTTAAAAGGGTTTCCGTATATCTTTTGCTATTATTGCTGCTGATGTTGGTTTCGCTCAGAAGGACCAGCTCAATTCCTTCGGGTTCTACATCGATCATTCCTGTGCTGTCCTTTATCCTGAAAGGGTTGCATTTCGTTTCCCGGTGAATGGTCGTATACCTTTCGTCACCGTGTGAATCCCTGTCAATATCTTCAATCGTGTAATAATATCCGATACAGGTTTCATTGTTTACGGGTGAAGACAAAGGAGTATTCATCACCAGACTGCCCTCCACCTCTACCAATCCTTTGGCTAATGATTGAATTTTTGAAGTAGGAAGAGAGGACTGCAATTTCAAAAACCGTTTGGCAGATGTAGGTTTCAGGATAAGCAATGCAACGATGACAAAAAAGAATAAGGGAAGAAAAATAAATATCCGCTCTGCATAGCTGTCATAATGGGTATAAAAGTCTGAAAGATAATTATGAAACGGCATCTTTTCTTTAAAGATCAACCACAGGATAAAATAGAGAAAGCAGAATACTGCGATTCCGATAACAAGTAATGATATTTTTTTGTTGTTTCTCATGTGTTTATCCGGTAAGTCACCTTGTCTTTGTTTGCAACGCAACAGACTCTGCGCTTAAAAATACGTTTTATTTTAAAATTTATATAATTTCAAATTCTTGTTTTCCTTCCGGAATATAAAATGAAATATCCAGCATCAGCTCTTCTTTGGTTTTCGGATCTACCAGATATAGGGCTGAGTCTCCGTTTAATCTTTTTAAAACGGCTGCTTTATTTTCCGCGTAGAATATCATGACAGCATCCTGTGGTAAAGGTTGTACCTCCATTCCGGCATTGAATTCCTGCAGCAGTTCTTTAAATCTTCCTTCTGATTCACCGGCTGAAAGATACATGGACTTTGCCATATTTTCTTCTCTGGCAGAAATCATCTTCTTATACTCATCATATCTTCCGGTCTGAATCTGTCTGATCAATTTATTGTAGGCCGCTTCCAGCTTTTCTCTGACATCTTTAAGGTCTTTAAGGTTCCTGCCATGCTGCCATGCCTTTAACTGGTAAGGAACTTCCGCTTTAAAAGTGCTATTGTGTCTGAGAACCGGTAATTTCTGATCTTCAACCGGTTTTGACTGATAATCACCAAACTGACTGTCAAAGACAAAGTTGTTGGCTACATCAAACAGTTTTATATTCAATTTCAATTCGGCTTCTTTATCAAGCTCTGTTTTTCCTGCTATGGGAAGAATAGAGGCCGTCAGTGTCTGTTCTCCACTCTCAAGAATGGCATAATTGACAGGAATTATGGTGGAAACCTGGTGGGTGATATTCATATGAATCACAGGATAGTCATTCACTCGGATCTCCAGCATACATGCGGATGCACTAAAATCAATGACATAATAAGGCTGCTGCATAGCGGTTTTATAAGGTGTATCTTAAGTTAAGAGATTGTTTGGGGTTAGCTTAAAGAAATTTTATCCAGGTCCGGATATCCGGATCCATTAAGAAGATCTTTCCATTCTTTATTTTTGAAAACAAACAGGTTGCATCGGTATTCTTCAGGCTTGTTGTCAATCCGGGTTTCACAGTAGTAGTAAATAACGTCTTTATTTTTCCAGATGGCTACTTCCTGTCTGAACTTATTAGGTGTCGGGATGACTTCATTGTCTTTCACTTCTGAGTCAAAACTTTCATGTACAGTATTAAATTCTGGTTTCTGTAATGTCTGGTTTAAGTTTTCAAAAAGAGCCTTTTTTTCATTTTCTGTATAAATATCCAGTTGATACATACCCAGCTCATCATCTTTTTCATTGGCAAGCGGTCCTATTTCGTGGTCAACTTTTCCAAAATGCAAAAGAACTTTATTGGTATTTTTATTATTTTTCCCGTCTAAACTTATTCCGTTAAAGTGTAGAATTTTTTCTGTTGAAAACGCCAGTCTTTCATTCCCTATTAAGGTAACCTCATCCGTATAAACGGTATCTTTTGTCGTTATTCCTCCGGATTTCAGAATATCGTTGATATTTTGTCCTATGGAAATAGATGCCAGATTAAAAGGCCCGGTCTGGGTATTATTTTTAACCTCGGTCTGAGGTGCTCCGTTTTTTCCCTGCTGACCACATGATGAGAGTCCTAAGCACATGGCTGATATGAGCACATATTTCAAATTTTTCATAGTATTATTTTTCATGAGTGGTTATAAAACTTTGTAAAACAGTTTCTCTGTCTTCCATATTCCCGTAATGTATTCCCGATTTCACAAAATACAGGCTGGTCTCGAAACCTATTGCTTCTTTCTGATCCGTGGTAACTTTACTTTTCACCTGTTCCAATAAAATATCAAAACCGTCTTTGGTCTTTTTCCAGTAATATCCGGAATATGGCCATGCGTCTGTCGCTGTTGAAATCACTTCCGGCTCACCGTATTTTTTCTTCAAGGCTGCCACCAATGATTCACTTTCTTTAAAATTTTTAGTTACAATAAAGTAACCCTGAAGCAGATTATCTTTCTGATTGTTGACCAGAAATCCGATCTCGCTTTTGAGAAACTTTTTTTCTTTGGGATAATCCACTACAAATTGGATGCCTCCATACTGATATTGGTCTACTTTATAGGTATTATAATAAGGATATCCCGTCGTTTGTTCAAGATCAGTTTGTCTCGTAGCATTTTTAAGGACAGCCTCATGATTCGCTCCGGGCTTCAGATCTGACAACTCCGTTTTTGATTGGGAGCTACAGCAATTAAACAATAGCAAAGTACTTATCAGTAGTATATTTTTCATATTATCCTTGTTGAATGAATGGTATTTGTGCAGATATTCCTGTAAATTTTTCCAGTTTTTGAATCACATCAAACTCAGGAAGTATCTGGTAGGTTTTATCAAAATCAACGAGTTCCATTTTTCGGTCTGTTTCTAAAAAACCTTTTTTAATGTACAATCCGACGCTGGCTTTTACCACTACGGTTGCAACGAGTCCGTCAAATTTCACTTCCGGCCTGTAATATAAGGTTTTTTGTGTACTGCTTTTCTGATCATACGTTAAACTCTGTCCGAAAGTAGCAGATGCTTTGCCGGTAGCTTTCAGTTTTCCTTCCGCATAGGCTTCCGCAATAATGACTACGAATTTAGCTTTTACTTCAATACCTGCGTCCAGTTCAATTACAATTTTGGTCGTCAGCTTTCCGTTTCCTCCGCCTGCATCTGAATTGGTATTAAAGTTCAGTTTGGTTTCTCCTGAAATGGTTCCTTTTACTTTTAAATCCATATACATGTTTAAAGTAACGGGATGGTCGTCATCAGCCAGCCATGCTCTTACCTCGTTCAAGACCTGTTTGGCTGCTACATTAGCCGTTCCTCCACTTACCACGCCTACTCCGGCCTGTATCAGCATATCGAGAAGGTCTACCGTAATGTCAATACCGATCAATGGCTCTGCTTTAAAATACATTTCCATGGCCGTTCCGATTGTTGGCAACGGTTTTCGGTTTTTCTGGCCTCTTTCCAGCTGCCATTCTCCCCCGAAACAGAAATTAGGAGGTTTCATTTCTATGGCTAAGGGAAGTTTACTGGTAAAGCTGTTCTTTCTGATTTTTCCTTTGGTCTGATCTGTCACTCCTTTTGAAAACTCTTTTAAAGAACTGAAGACTTTATAGAACCACTTGATTTTATCTTCAAACTTGAAAGTGGCATCAAAATGACCATTGTACTTATCATTGGCTACTTTGTCCCAATTGG encodes the following:
- a CDS encoding LemA family protein → MNQTVAIIILILLGVAIISFLISLYNKLVMLKFNVEKAYGNIDVIVKQRADEIPNLVNVAKHFMNYEENLLTRLTELRTSYSTTTDADKKTEIANETSKALTSFFAVSENYPELKSNNNFLELQTRVSELENKIADRREFFNDSVNLYNIGIHEFPNVLLAGMMGYNDRTLLEIATEEKHYDGVRF